From Sardina pilchardus chromosome 9, fSarPil1.1, whole genome shotgun sequence, a single genomic window includes:
- the vamp3 gene encoding vesicle-associated membrane protein 3, which translates to MSAPAPEGYGPSGAAGGTRKLQQTQAQVDEVVGIMRVNVDKVLERDSKLSELDNRADALQAGASQFETNAAKLKRKFWWKNCKMWAILIAVVVIILVIIIIWSQS; encoded by the exons AT gtcAGCACCAGCTCCAGAGGGATATGGGCCTTCAGGCGCGGCGGGTGGCACCCGCAAGCTCCAGCAGACACAGGCCCAAGTGGATGAG gtggtgGGCATCATGCGGGTCAACGTGGACAAGGTTCTGGAGCGAGATTCAAAGCTGTCTGAGCTGGACAACCGAGCAGACGCTCTCCAGGCCGGCGCTTCTCAATTTGAGACCAACGCTGCCAAGCTGAAGAGGAAGTTCTGGTGGAAGAACTGCaag ATGTGGGCCATTTTGATAGCTGTGGTTGTCATCATACTGGTCATCATTATCA TTTGGTCTCAGTCCTAA